From the genome of Tripterygium wilfordii isolate XIE 37 chromosome 6, ASM1340144v1, whole genome shotgun sequence:
aaaatattatttagcaAAAACAATGGATATGCTTGAACACATTTCTCAATAAAGtgacttcaattttattaaaacaCAATAACACATATTACATTATTAATCTTCCACCACAATGGTTTCAGGTGGAAACCTAGAACGAGTATGCTGCATGTATGCATCAAGTTGTTTCATATATGGTAAAACCCATGCAGTTGCGCACTCATACCTAAAGTAATTCCACTGAGGCATAATGGTAGGCATCGGGTAACCCCCAGCTAAGGAAACCTGGAcatagtgattattattaacgtgTCCGATAGCTATCGCGACATGTTGATACTGTGGTGGAGGAGTTGATCGCAGTGGTAAATATGTGAAGCTCTGTGAAAAACTAAGAACatgtaatatgacattgtacctcgaagcaatcaagagactcatgtctggcattgtcatccagtgctgAACTGGTGCTGCTCTATCTGATTcaaagaagttcagtgagttgtgAACACCCAATGCATGCTCTTCACTACCAAACATTGCAACATATTCATGCCAGAATGCGCCCAACTCACCTATCAAATCACGACGGACAGTATCCCATGCATGTTCGCCTAAACCAAGACAAACAGCAATCGCccgaaagccgcaatttccatcaggtATTACATCTTGTATAGACCCAATGTAAGGATGCAATATTGACGGAAACTGACGAACATAAATATGTTCATGCGTAACGTTACTCGATTTGGAACTCCTTTGTGTAGGGAGTGGTGGAGTACTGTAGAGGGATGAGCAACTGTGTCTCCCTGGTTGCTGGGAATGATGAAATTCATGATGTGAATCTGTATGAGTTACTCCACTTGCCTTTTTCTTCGATGATAGGCGTCCCATTGAAATACTATGTCTACTTTATTGGTAGGACTGAAGAAAATCTTGTTCTACAGAGTCGGGTGCGATAAGATTACAACGAGTATGCATGTCTGCTTTTTTCTTTGAAGAAGGGCGTCCACGTGTGCTTTTTATAACAGCCGGATCTTGTACTGTAGTAGTTGAGGGTTTAATTATCTCCCTGATCTTTCACAGTAGACTGAACTTTCCTGGTCGTGAATGACGCTTAAATTGTTCTGCAAACATTTGTAACTCAACAGTACAATCGATATCATCGTCTCTAAGAGAAGCAAATGGCGATAGGTCAAGTTTCTTCTAGAATGCATCGATGGAAGCAAGTGGTATCGGTTGACCATCGTTAATGTATATTGAAAGTTCGTGCGCACACGGTAATCCGTAGATTGTACGAAGTTTACATCCACAGGCGTACGAATCTTCTCCGATGAATTTAGATTGATCAGATTCTTGGAAAATCAGATCCAACGCATCAATCGAAACAAAACCACGTAGTTCCCTGAACTGAACTGTGTTGAACCGATGCTGGACGATATGTCTACTTTTCTCCAAACTAGCCTTGATTGATGTGAACTGAGCTTGGACGAGCTGATGAATTAAAGATACTACAGACTCAACGTCTAACTGTGATGATCCAAGGTATTTCTTTAACTTTGCATGCTGACTCTCGACCCTATTAGTGGTCAAGTTCCCGAAATGCAAATACGTATTTGTCCAAGCAGagacaaacatctccttatacggtgtcaaccatacatctttaatgTAACTAAACACAACTGCATAGTTTTGTAGGATTACCTCTAGGTGCGACAAATTGTACACGTAGGCAATCTCATTTTCAGATTCCACCAACGTATTCCAGGAGGAGTAGAATGCATCCCATGATTCTTTGTCTTGAAATGATCTTTTACAGTTCGCCAAAACACTCCTATATATGTGCCATCGACAAAGTAGTTTCTTTGCATCAGGAAATACCAGGCGACATGATTTCATCACAGCCAACTCTCTATCGGTGACAATAACTTTTGGGGCAATGCTTTCCTCAATTATTGACTGCAAACACCTTAAAGCCCATGTATAATTATCATCCTTCTCGGAATTCAAGAGCACAAATGCTATGCAATACGTCATATTTGTTGGAGTCACCCCGACAATCTCAAGAAGAAGCATCCTGAACCTGTTTGTCTTGTATGTTGCGTCCATTAATAAAACATGTGGGAATGCACGTAGTAGTTCTAATGAGCCTGGATGAGCAAAGAATAAATCCTGGAGCTCGTTGGTTACATCATTGGTTCGATGATAGAAAATGTACCTGTGCTCATGTAGGAAAGACATTAGAGACTGGATGTGGGATTTACCAGCTTTTTCAGAAGTTCGAAACTTCTGTCGTGCAttgtatattgttttaataGTGGACGCATTGTTCAGATCTCGTTTCTTCAACGAAGCCAAGATGTCTCGTGGCTTGACATAATTGCTAGACATATCTACCATTATCTCAACTTCAGATTCAGAAAGGCGTCCGGCGTATGGATGCCCCTCCATATATGATGCAGGGGCATGGTTGTGCATTCCACATAGCACTTTTACCATCCAATAATCAGCTTCACGTAGTTTCATCCCTTTAAGTCTGAAAGGACAATCAATCTTTTTCGTGCCTGTGAGCTTCGTGGATGTTTTCTTCCTTCTGTACGTGCCACCGCGATCGCATTGCAACAATAATGATGAGCTCGATGAGCTCCTTGTAACGATGATGAATCCCAAATTAAGCCCTATTTCTTGCACCCAATCAATCAACGATTGACGTGAATCGAACACCTGAAAATAATTTCTAAATGTTATAACTTGAAACAGGTTTGCTGAAAATGTTCAAAATAGAAGACATATTATTTTCCTAATTGTTATACCTCCTCTGTTAAAAATGGATTTGTAACGTCAACTTCAATTTTCTCTTCACAATCATCCGcaagttcttcttcttttttcatatcGTTTCTGATAGTATAATCCTGTTAACAATAAATTTCACTTGAATATCTGTAAGTAATCCAAATATTTCGTGAAACAAATAAGAAATGTCTTTAGTATCTATATTTACCTGATCACTAGAACTACTACTTGACAATCGTAGATCTTCAGCCCAAGCTCTCATTTCTTCCAAATGGTCCATATCCGCAAGAATAGAATTTGAGTATGGAGGTTGGTTGGGTTTAGTGTATGGAAGATGTTACCACCCTACAACACCCATTTAAAAATGGTTACCAAACTTAATCGAAAGCtaactaaatatttttttcgtTATTTTTTAAACCGAGCAAGCTAGGGATTGTGCACTCTGTTTGTCCTTCCGAACAAAGCAGTGCTTGAGAATCCACTGCTATTGAACAATGAAGACTTAAATATATTTTGCATAGAATGAAAAAATAGAAGTTGCCTGTCTAGTGTGCCATATTAATTTCGTGGGCAACGTCAAAAACCATAACATTGGGAATGTAGGTCCAGCCGAGACCATGTTCTACTGACCAGGTGAAGTTGCCTCAACAGAAATGTTTTCCCCGGGATCAAaagatataaaataataaataaaaaaaaacaaacgtaCGTAGATGGCTCGACTCGCATGGGCTTGTCCCTTTGCATCATATCATTAATTTATAGCCCATTTGCTAGTATCTCTTCAATTCTTCATCATCTGTCAgtacttcttttttatttataagtCTATCAAGAGCGTGAGAGAGATCTTGTTGTGAATGGCtactaataataaaaatggGTTGTCAAAGAAGTTGAAATGGAGATCAAGAAGAGGGAGGAGAGGGCTTCGTCGCCGGGGAATGGCGATGAGaatgaaaataaagaaattgcaGATGCTTATTCCAGGTGGGCATGGACTTGAGGCCGACACACTATCTCTCATTTATTAAGCTTATTTCACTGTTCCTAACCATTTGATTGCATGAACCAGTCGGTGATATGAGTAGGTCAATGCACCTGTCATTTCTTTAAGTGGCGGACAAGTAGCGGCATTTTAGGGGTGATTACACGTGGCAGAAGTTTTATTCATAGAACTTAAATCATGGTTGATAGAATATTCTTTCACGTGTTCCATGTCAGTGTTGGCCATGCCATTTTCATCAAACGAttgagaaaattgaaatatagTACATAAAGGACGACATTTCTTAATTAACCCCACACAACCCATGCCAACCAACATTCAGGGTGTATAAtaccaaaataataaataaattaaacctAGTCACCTTAATGAAAACATGGAAATTAATTAGCCTCTATATGTTAAGTTGTaaattaaagaatttttttagcatgaaaaaatggcttgaattagtgtaccaaaaaaaatattagggcaaatgcaatggtgggcTTTAGGGCAAGAATGGATGGGTTAAATGGATCTTTAATGGGAAATGGAGAGGTTAAATCCATACAATGATGGGCTTTTTGGCAATCAAAGTTGCTGGACCAATTTTGGGAACAAAGACTTCTATTGGGGCTTCTAATTGCTGGACTGGTGTGGGCCCACACAAACATTAACTGCAAATATATTTTCTCTcctgtgatactgttttgtaagagatactgttttgtatgtgatattgttttgtaagagatactgttttgtatgtgatattgttttgtatgagatactgttttgtatgtgatactgtttcgtatgagatactgtttcgtatgagatactgtttcgtatgtgatactgtttcgtatgagatactgttttgattaaaagacccatctctctctttagtttttttaaaagacccaaacccatgtatatatacatgtgtgtgtatatatatatatatatatacacacaaaatggacaggatgaaatttaaaatttttcttccatcatttactatttttttttaaatattgtatttatttgctgtaaaattttattaattaaaataattatttatggttaatgtaattttatagaaaatcattttgaatagtatatatattgttgtatgttATTCAAACATTTGCCATCAAAATTAACTAACTAAACCAATATCTATTTAACACCATTGTACAATGGCAAGAGACAATACATTTCCATTCctatccacatcaacaaaacactttttCCAATACAGTTTACTATCCTCATTACCtaccaaccattgcatttgcccttaacACTTAATAGTCTTTGACTCTTTGACTGATCgaaaaattcttttaaaaatacaaaataaaaaaaaagagacaaaaaaaagtaTAGTCAAAATGTTGATCAAGAAAAGAATAGTAAAGAAGTCGACGAggggtaaaaagtaaaaaagaggaaaacaaaaatgaaaaggctATCGTGGACCCCACTCGTATAATATAATGATTATatgtaaaaaagaaagagagaataaaaaggtACCGTGATGGTGTATGTGAAGAGTGAAAAGACAGTCTTGGAATCAACGCTGTGTGCATTTAGTAAATTTTGTGTACATTTAGATGTACCCTATCATTATTACCTAATTTACCTTTGAAATCATTACATATGGTAAGAGTAAAATGTCTCATCGAGATGGTAGGGGATGGGGGGTCATATCAGACCATCTCCGTCTCTAATTCCCActaagaaagaaacaaagtaGAGTAGAAAAAGGGTAGAGGAGTGGAGGCATCATTAATTATCTGGTCAActtttttgtaataaaaaaatatgaaaagaatCAGAATCTCAAATCTCTATCTCTGAGAATTCTTCACATGTGCACTCTGCGTTCACATTGGACCTACCAGAgcataattataataaaagttGTACTAAAATAAACTTTCCTCAAACTTCTTTAATGAAACAGAATATAATTAAATCGAGATACGTCAATTAACTCGGTCAACGAATTCTTCTAAGGACACCTGTAATGATAATTTGTTATTGGATCAacaaaaatgttttcttttgttaatGTGACTATTTTGTGAAACATGTTTTGTTTATGTAGTTGTATTGagagaagtgttttgttgatgtggatttggtattttgtgttttggtgtagttttgttgtggataatatggaggactggaatgttgttggcctccatgttgggtggaaagagaaaatgTATAATTAAATCGAGATACATCAATCAACTCGGTCAACGAGATATATATGAATAGGGGCTTGTATAACCATTATTCGACCCAAGGCATAAGAAGGGGATTAGGGGACTGCACTGAGCTGTAGTACATtataggtttaaaaaaaatacacttataCACCATATGGTTATACAGACCCCTATTCATATATATCTCGTTATTTACATTATGGTTATACAGGCCCCTATTCAATATGGTAATTGGACctgctttttatatttttacatatatatctcGTTATTTGTGATCCTattctattcacttctttggGCTTCTATTGAATCGAGAAATAGGTTTGATTGCCCATCTTTTTGATAGAATAGATACAAGGCATCGTCCTGATAATTCAAATCAAAGCAATTGGATGTCCAACTCGAGCCTATATGACATAACCGAACCATATAGTCAGATTCATACTGATGCAGCTCCCGTGGGAACTGGTCCAGCAACAGCGAAAGACACAGATCTGGAGTCAAGAATAACACGCAATCTCAAAGCTTCACGCTCTCGGTAACAAAACAA
Proteins encoded in this window:
- the LOC120000669 gene encoding PKS-NRPS hybrid synthetase CHGG_01239-like codes for the protein MDHLEEMRAWAEDLRLSSSSSSDQDYTIRNDMKKEEELADDCEEKIEVDVTNPFLTEEVFDSRQSLIDWVQEIGLNLGFIIVTRSSSSSSLLLQCDRGGTYRRKKTSTKLTGTKKIDCPFRLKGMKLREADYWMVKVLCGMHNHAPASYMEGHPYAGRLSESEVEIMVDMSSNYVKPRDILASLKKRDLNNASTIKTIYNARQKFRTSEKAGKSHIQSLMSFLHEHRYIFYHRTNDVTNELQDLFFAHPGSLELLRAFPHVLLMDATYKTNRFRMLLLEIVGVTPTNMTYCIAFVLLNSEKDDNYTWALRCLQSIIEESIAPKVIVTDRELAVMKSCRLVFPDAKKLLCRWHIYRSVLANCKRSFQDKESWDAFYSSWNTLVESENEIAYVYNLSHLEVILQNYAVVFSYIKDVWLTPYKEMFVSAWTNTYLHFGNLTTNRVESQHAKLKKYLGSSQLDVESVVSLIHQLVQAQFTSIKASLEKSRHIVQHRFNTVQFRELRGFVSIDALDLIFQESDQSKFIGEDSYACGCKLRTIYGLPCAHELSIYINDGQPIPLASIDAF